One Oxyura jamaicensis isolate SHBP4307 breed ruddy duck unplaced genomic scaffold, BPBGC_Ojam_1.0 oxyUn_random_OJ72168, whole genome shotgun sequence DNA segment encodes these proteins:
- the LOC118159821 gene encoding wnt inhibitory factor 1-like, with amino-acid sequence MAPAGRLCAALLCGALSLCSLRAAGRQPDTLYLWIEAQQARVLIGFEEDILIVSEGKMAPFTHDFRKAQQRMPAIPVNIHAMNFTWQATGRVGAEPGRGAGQVLHLPLGKPLRGAPLRPIAPHCSPSRAADRQPQ; translated from the exons ATGGCCCCGGCGGGGCGGCTGTGCGCAGCGCTGCTCTGCGGTGCCCTCAGCCTGTGCAGCctgcgggcggcggggcggcagCCCGACACGCTGTACCTGTGGATCGAGGCGCAGCAAGCCCGGGTCCTCATCG GCTTCGAGGAGGACATCCTGATCGTGTCCGAGGGGAAGATGGCCCCGTTCACTCACGACTTCAGGAAAGCCCAGCAGAGGATGCCCGCCATCCCCGTCAACATCCACGCCATGAACTTCACCTGGCAGGCGACGGGACGGGTAGGTGCGGAGCCGGGACGCGGAGCCGGGCAGGTGCTGCACCTCCCCCTGGGGAAGCCCCTCCGGGGCGCCCCATTGCGCCCCATTGCACCCCACTGCTCCCCAAGCCGTGCCGCAGACAGGCAGCCCCAG